The nucleotide window ttgtctctctctctctatctcagaTATCCTGTCCAATggcttttactttttttttttttgttctttgatgaTCCAGTGTAGGCGACATCAATATAGTAGACAGAGAAAGGATTCACAAAAAGTTGGAATAATTtcatcttcttttctcttttcttttgtggTTCTGCTTCCTTTGTATATTATCGTCAGTTAATCACCTTAATTTCTTGTACTAGTTCAATCTAGAAAACACAATCTTAAAGGAAGAGATGTGTCACAATGATGTGCGAAAATCACACCTGCCAATTTTGCATTGGTGAAATGAGTATCTAATGGTAGCATgtcatgaaagagagagagaagagagagagagagagagagattaaaaagaaaagagGGGACAGGGAAAGTAGTCTTTGTACCCATACTTTTCCTGATGGATTTGGGATTATTTCATCTCTTTTCACAGCCTATTCATTCTGCATAAGCTATCATGCCAATTGGATTATAACTCTTTAACAGAGAAAACTTGGTGGAGCTGCAAAGCCTCACACCTATCCATGACATGTATCACCAAGAATTAACAGGTGCTCTCGGTTTGACATCTAATCACATCATGAcatttttttctccctctttggaTGCAACAATTTGGGGCTAATgaaatgatttattttaataaaaaaaataggtTAGGAAACTGTAACcttgggagagggagagggagaggggggcATGTTTTGTCCATTTCCACATCATTAATAGACCTGAGATTGGGATGTGCAAGCTATCTCAGCAGAGCATATTCCCCAAAAAAATCATTGAAGCTTTTGTGTCATGTACACTAACTATCAAAGACTGGGATGTCTTAAAAATATGCCTTTGAGCATCCAAGTTTGAAAGCCTGAAAGGGACCAGTCTAATATCTTGAGGTACTTCGGAGCACCCTCAACAATCAACTTTATATTTTGGCTGACTATGACGCGATGGATAATTATTATCGACGATCAACATCTTTTATTAGATAGATTAATAGATTATGCTCGATGAGCAGAGCACGGCCTTTGTATAATGATAAGATTCCTTTGtttagactctctctctctctctctctctctctctctctattcataGATGCCTCGTAAGTAAAATATGTTGTATCTTCTCCTCCCTCCAGCCGAGACAAACCAGCAGAGGGAACTAAGCAAACAAAGAGGTGTTGTTGTTGCCACCATTAGTACTTACGTGTTGGTCTTCCCCAGCGGAGAAGAAGAGTGATTCCTATCCGCATGCATGTGCTCTCATGTGATCCCATCTTTAGACTCTTTCCTTCTCCCAACCTTCATGTAAGGGTAGAAGAAACAGTCAAACCACTGTGCTCCCACAGTCTCACATTGgtttttgtctctctctctctctctctctctctctctctctctctctctctctctctctctctctctctctctcttcagcaTCTATCAATGACATCCAACCAACCTACCAAATCTGCCAACAGATATAACTATTATCAACTTGTCGGGAGAGTGAATCAGATGAGGCCGGTGAGACTAAGGCGATTCATCATTCTGGTTTCAGAACTTATCCTTAAGAATCACATGGTGGAGCCATCACACATGGAATGGCAGATCATGTTGGTACTGAATGAACCCTGCACCATGACACTGCTTCTTAGTTAGGGATTTCCATTCAAAATGTTgattctttcataaatgtattgcaactgcattatatatatatatataatatttatttatatgtgatAAGAAATCATTTGGTGGCTATTAACCATAAGATCGGAGTTTCTGACCTTTATTCTAGTGCCAATTTAATAAGGGATTATTTGAATGATAAGTCTATCGACACGGTTTTGTGCtccaaaagatatttttgaaagtAAAAGAGACCTAAAGGTTATTGGTTCATATGCTCCTCAACTAACATGGAACTAAGTGACCTTATCAATATTAGATAAACAGatatacattaaaaaagataatatcatatgatcgtTATTGAAAGAGTCAGGTTATATACTAGGTTTTAACCCATAACCTAATATCATACTAGCTCAAACTTATCGATAcaatatttttgatatgatatcaaagccatgattaataaaattttaatcttgagtcaaaaaataaaaaattaaaaatattaagtcAAAATATGATTTTATTGAATAAAAATGAGAAGCATGCATGAGTGAATCACTCAGAAAATATACAAATTAAGTTTGAACCctcagaaataagaaaaaaaaatcaatccatatgaataaaaaaagatattaaaaatatttatgtatatgagataaaaaaaatatattaactaaAAGGATGGTTTCATATAACTAAAGATCGAAAGAGTTAAGTTACACAAAATTACATTTGCTCACTAGCTGACACACTTTATAAATTAGCATTTACTATGCATTATTTgttgaaaataataatcatataatAGATAAAGAAGGATAAAAAAGCAAAAAGACACTTACAGttaaaatttttgtttcattattaTATCTCTTGTTCTATTAACCCTTTTTTTTTATACTTATGTAATATCCTACTCCTTATATAATAAAGAAGCAAAAAGATTGaagtaggattttattttttattttttttattattatcaatgAGAGTGCATAGAAAAATAGATAATCTTAAAAGTAAACACGCTAATTTATTAAACCAAATGATAGGATTTCCTTTGTATATAATGATCTTGACATATGAACATAATTGTAACCTCTaactaaaattaaaatataaccgTATAATATGTTCAAAAGTTATACACATATAAATACTAACCGGTTATGTTCTTATTTTTCGACCTAATCACTTGGGCAAGATGCTAATAGGTTATTGTCCATATTTGCAGTAGCTTGAACTTGTATGTTCTTATTTTTCGATCCAATCGCTTGGGCAAGGTACTGGTATATTTACTTATAAAATAGTCTATAGCGAGTAATTACTCGGTaagtgttacggtaagtaacttttttagccgtggcctcggggccgtcacggcttggttcgggtccggaaggcggtgatctccttgggggcgctcctcgaggtctcaGGAGGTCGGTTCGGCGGCTTGGGTCGCCCggtcgggtcggcggctcgggtcgtcccggtcgggaagaagctccgccacagcgccaggaagaggcgacaccgtctcgcacctgcacacaggtcgggccggggtgctcgacccgacccctccgacgatcaagttagagaaagatgcggagggggtttaggaggaggagaaacctccgtctgttgagtgtgtgatcccccCCTTTAccaagggctcgggggtatttatagaggaggtttgatgttacctggtgtagctgtctgcagggcaggactgtacctttggttgcgtgggaggccgagctgctgcagggtatggcgagcctcgggcagtgagttggtcagggggatgacgtgtcacattgccattttttgccatatcagtaAGTATAAACTCTTATAGTTTTATTTAGATGTTCATACATCatgttatattataatattttaaaatcatcgacAAAAGATATTTAACAGTAAATATGTTATCCTATAACTTCTTTAGCAAGTATAACTCAATAATATAtcatacaaaatgttatgataaaAAATTCTATGTCAAAACTctatatcaaaataatataaaatacttATATGCAAAACATAATAAATTCATAAACTTCTATATTTCACACACACGCGTATATTTTCATACCATACATCATAATACATATGTCTATTTCTACACCGTAGGTCACACTAATAAATTAGAATAAATAATACATATTATTTGTGCTTTTATTGACAATGATAGTTGTAATTTAATGTATATGAGATCGAggtattataatttaattttaattttagtttTAACTAAAAACACTTTTAATtctactataatatatatatatatatatatataattataaagtttaattaaaaaatcattattattctCAAATAAAAAAAGAGGAAGGTGGGGTCCAACGTCCATTGGCCCCACCTGAGTCGGCCCGGGGCACACGATGGAGGTTGTCCCCCTCGAAATTGACCATCCGACGAGACGTCTCTCGAGCCCAATTGACCATCCAAGTTGTTATCGGATCCGGATTTACTCCAATTCGGATCCTCATTGGGACCCTTTTCCAACCAAGCCTCCGCGTTTGAGCGGCCTCCAACCCGCCACCCACGCGATCCTCTCTGCACTCCGCGCCCTTCTCGCTCGCCCTTCCATCGTCGACGCCCCTTATTCCTCTTCCTCCGGTAGAATGCTGCATCAGGGAGCAGACCGCGAAGATCGGACAGAGGCTTTGAAGGTGTCAAACGCGAAGCCTATTCATCCGTCGGTTTCCTCTATAAATTAGGGCTCCCCGCCGGAGACGAAGGTAAGAGCCaacaacctcctcctcctcctcccttcggCCTTCTCCTTCCTTCCTCTATCCACGTATGGATTAAACCTCTCCTCCTCCGTCTCCACCGCTTCATCACTACTCCAAAAGGAAGGCGAAGGTCGTAGCCGATACATATACAGATAGAGATAGACAGGGCAGCAAGCGAGAAGATGGCCGGCGTTGCGTTCCTCGTGTTCGTCTCTCTGCTCGGCCTCTCGGTGGTCCGCGCCGAGGACCCGTACCTCTTCTTTACATGGAACGTCACCTACGGCACCATCTCACCTCTCGGCGTCCCTCAGCAGGCCATCCTCATCAATGGTCAGTTCCCCGGCCCCAACATCAACTCCACCACCAACAACAACATCGTCATCAACGTCTTCAACAACCTGGATGAGCCGTTCCTCTTCACCTGGTTTGTCCTCCGTCTCCCTGCGTGCTTACCGACGTAGCTGGAAACCTAatccgtgtgtgtgtgtgtggagagcAGGAATGGTATCCAGCAGAGGAAGAACTCATGGCAAGATGGCATGCTGGGCACCAACTGCCCCATTCCGCCAGGCACCAACTACACCTATCACTTCCAGGTGAAGGACCAGATCGGAAGCTTCTTCTACTTCCCATCCGTCGGCATGCACCGGGCAGCCGGGGGCTTCGGCGGCCTCCGTGTCAACAGCCGCCTTCTCATCCCCGTCCCCTTTGATGACCCCGCCGACGATTACACGGTCCTCATCGGTGACTGGTACACCAAGAGCCACAAGGCCCTGGCCGGGATCCTCGATGCGGGCCGCAGCATCGGCAACCCTACCGGCATCCTCATGAATGGAAGCCCCGGCAAGAACGCCGCCGGAAAAGACGACGCTCCGCTCTTCGCCATGGAGGCCGGGAAGACCTATCGTTACCGCATCTGCAACGTCGGCCTGAAGGTGTCGCTCAACTTCCGGATTCAGAACCATCTGATGAAGCTGGTCGAGATGGACGGATCGCACACCGTGCAGAACGACTACGAATCCCTCGACGTCCACGTCGGGCAGTGCCTCTCCGTGCTCGTCACCGCCAACCAGGAGCCCAAGGACTACTACATGGTCGCCTCCACGCGCTTCACCAAGTACATGCTCACAGCCACCGGCATCGTCCGCTACGCCGGCTCCAATGTGCCTCCATCATCCGAACTGCCGGCGGGGCCCGTCGGCTGGGCCTGGTCGTTCAACCAATGGCGGTCCTTCCGATGGAACCTCACCGCCAGTGCCGCCCGACCCAACCCGCAGGGCTCCTACCACTACGGGAGCATCAACATCACCCGAACCATAAAGCTCGCCAGCTCCGTCGGCCTCGTCAACGGAAAGCGCCGCTTCGCCCTTAACGGCGTGTCGCATGTGGAAACCGAGACCCCGCTGAAGCTCGCTGAGTACTACGGCATCGCCGACAAGGTGTTCAAGTACGACTCCATCAGTGACGAACCACCGGCAGCCTCTGCCACCATCACGGCCGCGCCCAACGTCCTCAATGCCACCTTCAGGGACTACATCGAGATCATCCTCGAGAATCCCGAACGGAGCATTCAATCGTTCCATTTGGACGGCTACTCCTTCTTCGCCGTCGGGTAATCCCAACGCCCACCGCACCGCTTCTACGCCATGGTCCATCGATGAACTTGACATATACCGTGTGTGGGATTGCAGGATGGGGCACGGAAAGTGGACGCCGGCGAGCCGGAAGACGTACAACCTCCTGGACGCGGTGAGCCGGCACACGATCCAGGTGTATCCGAGGTCATGGTCGGCGATCATGCTGACTTTCGACAACGCGGGGATGTGGAGCCTACGTTCGGAGCTGTGGGAGAGGCACTACCTGGGGCAGCAGCTCTACATCAGCGTGCTGTCGCCGGCGAGGTCCCTGAGGGACGAGTACAGCATTCCGGACAACACACTGCTCTGCGGTGATGTCACCACCCTCCCAAAGCCGCCACCCTACGTCTAACTGCAGGCTGGCGAGGAAGCGCCACCCGAGTTCAAGCCTTCAATCGCACTTCACCACCGGGGGAGGAGGGAGGAAcagagataatatatatatatatgtatgtgtgatcGGGATTGGTATTAGTAGTaacgcaagagagagagagagagagagagaaggagatgcTATATGATGAACGAAAAGGCTCGAGAGACTAACAAGTGAGTTTGGTTCTTCCACGTACTGCAATATCAATATTCCCGCCATCTTATTGCATGCTACGATCATCAACGTTACTATTTCTTATCCTCTATCATAAAGCATATATCTTCTTGAAACTGATAAATGCCATATCTGATTGATTTATAAATTCAAAAGCTTAAGCTTAATGTTGATCATAAATACCGGATGAAATAAAGAGAGATGAATGTATGTTTTAATAGcataatgattttatttattcgttagggagaagtctccctttagttttggtcatttttattttatttatatttacaacTATGatctaattagatttttttaatacTTATATAAGTTAAAGTTATTCTAGAAATAAAGTCTTTAGCCCATAATCATAATTTATAAAGACTTTTTATGTAAGAAAACTCAAAAACCCTTCTCGAGTAACTCATAATTACACGAGGCTTCGGGATATTATCTATGGATGGTCTGTCACTTGATTCTATATAGTAACTTTTGCATGTTTGTTATATTACTATTCAAAGTTTACCAAGTCTATCTTTAtattttacattatatatatatatatatatatatatatatatatatatatatatatatataaagtgtctacttaaatatttatttatgatatcccAATATATTGTTCACTAACTCATTTTCTCTTCTATAAATCTTTAAAAGATATTACAAGATTATAGCTTTCAAAGAAATTGACTCGTTACAAAggcataaaaataacataatactTAGATAAAATTAGTAAAGTTTATGATACAGTTATTATTAACATAGACAATGAACAAAATTAAGAATGTCGATGCCATTTAGGTTCACCAATCGAGATATTGATATGGATAATTATTCATAATTAAAATCGATGGGAACCAAacttaattataataatataattataattaaaaattaacatAATACTTAAATAAAATTAGCTAAGTCGATGACACAATTAGCAGACGATGAACAAAGTTAAGGTTGTCGATGTTGATCGTGAAGATTTAGTGGATAATTCTGCATCATCAATGCTCATTTAGGTTCGCCGTTTGAGACATTGACATGGATAATTATTCATAATCAAAGTTGATGGTGTGATGGGTCGAACCGGGTGAACCGGGTGAACCGGGTTCATCTGAGAATTTCTGTTAATGTCAATGTCTCTTAGATCATTTGTTTTGGTTCGAGAATTGCCACGGTGAACCGGGTTCATCTGAGAATTTCCACAAGAACGGTCGTCATTATTTATGGACCGGTGGAGGCAACCCCTCCCGTGTGTCTTCATGTCATAGTTATGTACATCGAGTAAAAGAACGTCCCCgttttcatctcatctcatcacatcaccccCATCGCCGCCGCTTGTTTCTCCTTCGGTTCACCCCCTGCTTGGCTTCATCTCGGATTCCATGGGCTTTCTCCCACCATCCCCACCGCCACCTCATGCTCCTCCTGCATGCCCTGCTGCACCACCAGCACCGATGCGTTGGCGTTGAAGTCGTTCGACGCCAACATGTCCCCGATTGACCCCAGCTCCGGGCACTCGCACCACTCCGTCAGTCCTTCCGTCAGAGGAGACGAAGAACCCCCGCCTTTGCCCACCACGTACAGGTCATGGATGCCCTCCATGGACCGAATCACCGCCACCGTCTCCTCGGCGTTGTTGGAGACCTTCTCGGTGTACACCACCGTCTCGTCGCTCACGTGCTTCAGCCGGAACTCCGTGATGTATGCCTCGTCGAATTGCTCCTCCTTCTCCTCGTCTTCCTCCAATGTGAGTACCTCGTCGGAGTTGTTCGAGCCGTAACGTCGCATGGAAGGGCGCGTCGCTAAGTCATCACCCGGAATGAACCGGAACACCGTAAGGCTGACGGCCGGGTGCTCCGCCATCCGGGAGGCGAGTGCCAAAGCCTCTCTGTCGTCGGGGCCGCCGAAGAATAGCACGGCGACGTGGTGGACAGAGTGCTGGGCGACGGCCATCCTGCTGGGTCCGCTGAGGCCGTGGTCGACGAGGATGGCCACGGAGCAAGGTGCGTTGGCCAAGACGCTCTGGTTGAGAGAGTGGATGGCGGGGTTGATGACCTGCATGTCGCCGTCGACCGTCGGCTGCTTGTGGAAGGGCAGGACGATGAGGGCGACGCAGTTGTCCTCGGCGACCCCGCACACGTCCACGTGCATGGT belongs to Musa acuminata AAA Group cultivar baxijiao chromosome BXJ3-5, Cavendish_Baxijiao_AAA, whole genome shotgun sequence and includes:
- the LOC135637980 gene encoding L-ascorbate oxidase homolog; amino-acid sequence: MAGVAFLVFVSLLGLSVVRAEDPYLFFTWNVTYGTISPLGVPQQAILINGQFPGPNINSTTNNNIVINVFNNLDEPFLFTWNGIQQRKNSWQDGMLGTNCPIPPGTNYTYHFQVKDQIGSFFYFPSVGMHRAAGGFGGLRVNSRLLIPVPFDDPADDYTVLIGDWYTKSHKALAGILDAGRSIGNPTGILMNGSPGKNAAGKDDAPLFAMEAGKTYRYRICNVGLKVSLNFRIQNHLMKLVEMDGSHTVQNDYESLDVHVGQCLSVLVTANQEPKDYYMVASTRFTKYMLTATGIVRYAGSNVPPSSELPAGPVGWAWSFNQWRSFRWNLTASAARPNPQGSYHYGSINITRTIKLASSVGLVNGKRRFALNGVSHVETETPLKLAEYYGIADKVFKYDSISDEPPAASATITAAPNVLNATFRDYIEIILENPERSIQSFHLDGYSFFAVGMGHGKWTPASRKTYNLLDAVSRHTIQVYPRSWSAIMLTFDNAGMWSLRSELWERHYLGQQLYISVLSPARSLRDEYSIPDNTLLCGDVTTLPKPPPYV